DNA from Chloroflexota bacterium:
CGCACTTCGCCGAGCATATGGCCTTCAACGGCACTGAACGCTTTGAAAAACAGCAGATCGTCGAGTACCTCGAGTCTCTCGGCGTCAACTTTGGCCCGGACCTCAACGCCTCCACCGGCTTTGATACCACGACGTATGAACTTGAGGTCCCGACCGAAGATGCGGAAGTCCTGGAAACTGCGTTCCAGATCCTCAGCGATTGGGCTTACGCCATCTCGTTCGATCCGGAAGAGGTTGAAAAGGAACGCGGTGTGGTCATTGAAGAGTGGCGCACGAGGTTGGGATACAGCGATCGGTTCCTCAACCATTGGATACCCTTGGTATTCGGCTCCTCGCGCTATACCGACCGTCTGCCTATCGGCCTCTTGGAAGTCCTAGAGAATGCGACGGCAGAAGACTTGCGCGGCTTTTACGAACGCTGGTATCGACCCAATCTGATGGCAGTAGTCGTCGTCGGCGACATCGACGTAGCTGAAATGGAAACTCTCGTGCGCCGTCACTTCGCGCCGCCTCCCGAAGGGGAAGCGATGCAAGAGCGTGCCGCCATACAACCGCCTACGGAGCGGCCCCGCTACCCAGTGCCGAGCCACGCTGAACCGCGCGTGACGGTGTTTACGGACCCCGAGGCAACGGGCACGAGTACGTTCTTAGTACGCACGATTCCCTCGGGCTACGGCGTGACGCTGTCAGCCTACCGGGATATTCTGATCGAGCGGCTCTCTTTCATGATGTTCAACGCGAGGCTGTTCGAGCTTAGCCGGACGCCGAGTCCACCGTACCTCGGTGCAAGTGCGGGACGCGGAGGACTATCGGACACTGCGGACATGTTCGTCTTCTCGCTCGCTATTGAGAAAGACGGTGTCGAAAACGGTCTTAACGCCATGCTCGAAGAGATGCAGCGCGTGCGCCAGCATGGTTTCACGACATCCGAACTAGACCGTGAAAAGGCTAATTTGCTTAGCTTTATGGAAAGTTACTTCGAAAGACGGGGTCAACTGGAGTCTCGGTCGCTCGCTCAGGAGTATATCGAACACTTTTTGAGCAGCACAGTCGCCCCGGGCGTAGAAATGGAATGGGAACTGACCCAGCATCTCTTGCCGCAGATTACCCTGGGTGAGGTCGACGCGTTTGCTCACTCTTGGAGCGACCCGGGCAACACCGTCCTGCTGGTAACCGGCCCCGAAGACATTGGCCCGGGCACCAAGGACGAGTTGAAAGAGGCAGTAACGCAACAGCTCGTAACTGCACACATGCTTGATGTGGCGGGCTACGAGGATGAAGCCGCGGACCAGACTCTCTTAGCGTCAATACCAACAGAGGGCTCAATTACGGCGGAGCAGCAGATCGAGTCCATCGATGCCGTACAGTGGACGCTTTCCAACGGCATTACCGTCGTCGCCAAGCAGACCGACTTCAACAACGACCAAGTGCTCTTCCGGTCCTTCAGTCCGGGAGGCACCTCGCTCGTGTCTGACGAGGACTATATCTCGGCCACGCACGCCGCCTCTCTCGTTGCCGGGAGCGGGGCCGGCCCGCATGACAGCGTTGCACTAGACAAGCTCTTAGCCGGCAAGCGGGTAGCGGTGTCCCCTTACATCGGCTCGCAGTTTGAAGGATTCGGCGGTAGTGCTTCGCCGCAGGACCTGGAGACGCTGTTCC
Protein-coding regions in this window:
- a CDS encoding insulinase family protein — translated: MSKFVRSILFGVLIASIAVVLAGCSVQPVAEPPPAPTAPPVATEVPAPTPPPEPAAPTPIPVAELTPDSVLPLDPVVTHGTLSNGMTYYIRHNEEPRNRVQLMMVVRAGSVLEEESERGLAHFAEHMAFNGTERFEKQQIVEYLESLGVNFGPDLNASTGFDTTTYELEVPTEDAEVLETAFQILSDWAYAISFDPEEVEKERGVVIEEWRTRLGYSDRFLNHWIPLVFGSSRYTDRLPIGLLEVLENATAEDLRGFYERWYRPNLMAVVVVGDIDVAEMETLVRRHFAPPPEGEAMQERAAIQPPTERPRYPVPSHAEPRVTVFTDPEATGTSTFLVRTIPSGYGVTLSAYRDILIERLSFMMFNARLFELSRTPSPPYLGASAGRGGLSDTADMFVFSLAIEKDGVENGLNAMLEEMQRVRQHGFTTSELDREKANLLSFMESYFERRGQLESRSLAQEYIEHFLSSTVAPGVEMEWELTQHLLPQITLGEVDAFAHSWSDPGNTVLLVTGPEDIGPGTKDELKEAVTQQLVTAHMLDVAGYEDEAADQTLLASIPTEGSITAEQQIESIDAVQWTLSNGITVVAKQTDFNNDQVLFRSFSPGGTSLVSDEDYISATHAASLVAGSGAGPHDSVALDKLLAGKRVAVSPYIGSQFEGFGGSASPQDLETLFQLITLYATDPNIDPVYFETYVTRLQDAAENRLMDPDTLFFDEVRRILFQDHYRRRPLTVELLDELDMERALAVYTDRFADVGDSTFVFVGAFDWDALRALTETYLASLPVSGRAEQWQDPNIDPPSDLIDEEVYFGIEPRSTTILIFAGDLEWDRQEALIIALMGEILQIRLREEIREELGGTYGVSVSASTSSIPDSEYQVYAYFGSDPDRVEELFAAIQRELNWLIDGGEQKYLDTSKELFRSSREEQVEENSFWLGQIRSVLQRGEDFAVINSYLDRLDAVTLDQVSAAAERYLTLDRYIRVVLFPKEEE